One window of Mangrovibacterium diazotrophicum genomic DNA carries:
- a CDS encoding LamG domain-containing protein — translation MAVQPSYHWTFQEREGSIVKDSVKGIEGKLFGTYYEGYGRFGDAVKVNGLNQKIVFPAEIGQFGTSDFTIAFGVRIFHNQRQDDLDLFGNRSVSGHGNFFAIRSNHQHNLWFEVDQDGNGTNYIVAKTNDLKLSDGKWHHLAFVRKGVVLQVYFDGQFVVEAKSETGIANITNSAEVRLGDWKRGTPIARYEDLRIYQSALNPVEIQNLVIPFNRALNPGEIELIGTDDTAVILSIARANLDGFETQFREIRLGPNTGATLYQYVDFKGQALKLYADIDNIPSTKIGAYLRSIQIWSSRNDPFTGKWLLQAPNGEYLSADRALLTTASSRTVNELFQFQFNDSLQQIQLVSPGQPEGYFSQFLINKQRTSLLLIDDSDGDEGFFSIVDFKHERWLRLREEDKLFVWTSKPEKRSLFYRASKIAETEGQVGELSPGEVALYEHSYYHGRAWILNDGEPGLEGVYRNLNVFPNLDNVASSIRLGPGTGVSLFANPDLKVNEKNRENEIEDYLKNSSSLGEGQIGHDRLSSLRIFRTLAPEDVFESYSAVLGQDYRMVDNELEEFSSYRTIVAFPPGTNEEVEISATDFTVIEIDDETYEVDEVSSVKVKPNAMGRIMITSEAEGLSTPGLKFKTQSMATNERVVLFPDREVHRKIANMQPDELWNAKDAEGNPLVDQNAFTQTEIAAAQNTISRVMATVVPENAPSVTKADGVDKNEFSAKTSASRLVSDATEPKPWAIKFSDAETTSAPANNNPLIMSSVSATKAIWEEPVKEDDFLKILAEASSGADDELQSLSAAAARLKIGRAIKSAVSGAKSVTIGFAKDLAGVASAAAKNTMNIIVDVGGKLVSFVLDTVEKVAGFVEGLFEKIMGAIEKAIEFLRALFAWKDILDTQRYLVKAVNSGFVAMKDGIENAKDAVADFVDGLQDSVEDGMNKLVEALGVEPSEVQSSRSVLPESVEWFFSKLLSGSKKKGAQTAPDAPEQKGAGGLADFMGVFFERIKSITDLLSIGIGGLADALVALVKNPLRPQLALAVLIEAARDSIIQLLEIAGDLVGDFLNVLEEAVQLFQNLLNGEIKIPFISDLFKLIGAGKLNILNLTSLLVAIPLTAISKLISGEKPFEGEPLPDFAASDGDNLSVQSTLLLSISVDSTGEDSAANEDENQRASAARIRSVKVWGRAALTVDVMNGVINCILDAFAEGEDDKLNEVTAGLGLEIVSLALSGISWLASFPSSPGFPGGRPYNLCKHKLRGSKFDALENDEKEMLRSERVMWGWRTAVYWLDVALVMFSIGKAASSSKEPPKIQRMKRRDEISIFCYWVFSCVDLGLTMRHLNKVPEDDNPEDEKVNEIFAALPGMLSPIRMMGGEGAVSLAAIDLISTALNAKIGRGLLDDDLAELRGAS, via the coding sequence ATGGCAGTTCAACCCAGCTATCATTGGACTTTTCAAGAGCGCGAAGGTTCAATCGTCAAAGACAGCGTAAAAGGAATTGAAGGGAAGTTATTTGGCACTTATTACGAAGGTTACGGTCGTTTTGGCGATGCCGTCAAGGTTAACGGACTCAATCAAAAAATTGTATTTCCTGCAGAAATTGGGCAGTTTGGCACCAGTGATTTTACGATTGCTTTCGGTGTACGCATTTTTCATAATCAAAGACAGGATGATTTAGATCTTTTCGGAAACCGATCGGTGAGTGGGCACGGCAATTTCTTCGCCATCCGGAGTAATCATCAACACAACCTCTGGTTTGAGGTCGATCAGGATGGCAATGGGACCAATTACATTGTGGCCAAAACCAATGATCTTAAGCTATCCGACGGTAAATGGCACCATTTGGCTTTTGTTCGGAAAGGAGTTGTTTTGCAGGTTTATTTCGACGGGCAGTTTGTTGTTGAAGCCAAATCTGAAACCGGCATTGCCAATATCACTAACAGTGCTGAAGTGCGTCTGGGCGACTGGAAGCGAGGAACGCCGATTGCCAGGTACGAAGATCTTCGCATTTACCAGAGTGCACTAAATCCGGTAGAGATTCAAAACCTTGTCATCCCGTTTAACCGAGCTTTGAACCCCGGGGAAATTGAATTGATTGGTACCGACGACACGGCCGTAATTTTATCCATTGCCCGTGCAAATCTCGACGGCTTCGAGACACAGTTTAGGGAGATCCGCCTGGGGCCAAATACCGGAGCAACGCTCTACCAATATGTCGATTTCAAAGGGCAGGCGTTGAAACTTTATGCTGATATCGATAATATTCCATCGACAAAGATTGGTGCCTATCTGCGTTCCATTCAAATTTGGTCGAGCCGTAACGATCCATTTACGGGCAAGTGGTTGTTGCAGGCGCCTAATGGTGAATACCTGAGTGCCGACCGCGCCCTGCTAACTACAGCTTCCAGCCGAACGGTCAACGAGCTTTTTCAGTTTCAATTCAATGATTCGCTGCAACAAATTCAGTTGGTGTCGCCTGGTCAGCCTGAAGGGTATTTCAGTCAGTTTTTGATCAACAAGCAGCGCACTTCGTTGCTACTTATCGACGATAGTGACGGTGACGAAGGTTTCTTCTCGATTGTTGATTTTAAACATGAACGCTGGTTGCGGCTTCGCGAAGAGGATAAATTATTTGTCTGGACATCCAAGCCCGAAAAACGAAGCCTTTTTTACCGGGCATCGAAGATAGCCGAAACTGAAGGGCAGGTGGGGGAGCTGTCGCCCGGAGAAGTAGCCTTGTACGAACATTCCTATTACCATGGGCGGGCATGGATTTTAAACGATGGTGAACCTGGCCTGGAGGGTGTGTATCGTAACCTAAATGTGTTTCCGAACCTGGATAATGTGGCTTCGTCAATTCGGCTGGGGCCGGGTACCGGAGTGAGTTTGTTTGCTAATCCGGATTTGAAAGTCAATGAAAAGAATCGGGAAAATGAAATTGAGGATTACTTGAAAAACAGCAGTAGCTTAGGGGAGGGACAGATTGGGCACGACCGACTTTCATCGTTGCGCATTTTTCGTACGCTTGCACCCGAAGATGTGTTTGAGTCGTACAGCGCCGTGCTTGGGCAGGACTACCGCATGGTGGACAATGAGCTGGAGGAATTTAGCTCCTATCGTACCATTGTTGCTTTTCCTCCGGGCACGAACGAAGAGGTCGAAATTTCGGCTACCGACTTCACTGTTATTGAAATAGATGACGAAACCTACGAAGTTGATGAAGTAAGTTCGGTAAAAGTGAAGCCCAACGCGATGGGGCGAATCATGATAACCTCCGAGGCAGAAGGGCTGAGCACCCCGGGCCTGAAGTTTAAAACCCAATCGATGGCGACCAATGAGCGCGTGGTATTGTTCCCCGATCGCGAAGTGCATCGGAAAATTGCCAACATGCAGCCCGATGAACTTTGGAATGCCAAGGACGCCGAGGGTAACCCGCTTGTAGATCAAAATGCGTTCACTCAAACCGAGATTGCTGCTGCCCAAAACACCATTTCTCGGGTCATGGCAACAGTGGTGCCTGAAAACGCACCTTCGGTAACCAAAGCCGACGGAGTAGATAAAAACGAGTTCAGTGCCAAAACATCGGCGAGTCGGCTGGTTTCTGATGCTACCGAGCCCAAGCCCTGGGCAATTAAATTTTCGGATGCCGAAACAACTTCAGCCCCGGCTAATAACAACCCGTTGATAATGTCGTCGGTGAGTGCCACTAAAGCCATTTGGGAAGAACCAGTTAAAGAAGATGATTTCCTGAAAATACTTGCAGAAGCGAGCAGTGGAGCAGATGATGAACTTCAATCCTTGAGCGCCGCCGCCGCCCGGCTTAAAATCGGAAGGGCGATCAAGAGTGCGGTGAGTGGAGCTAAATCGGTCACCATTGGCTTTGCGAAGGATCTGGCTGGCGTAGCCTCGGCAGCAGCAAAAAATACGATGAACATTATTGTTGATGTAGGCGGGAAACTCGTTTCTTTTGTGCTCGACACGGTGGAGAAAGTCGCTGGATTTGTCGAAGGATTGTTCGAGAAAATTATGGGTGCCATTGAAAAAGCGATTGAATTTTTACGGGCCCTCTTCGCCTGGAAAGATATCCTGGATACCCAGCGCTACCTGGTCAAAGCTGTAAACTCGGGCTTCGTTGCCATGAAAGATGGTATTGAAAATGCCAAAGACGCGGTCGCCGACTTTGTGGATGGTTTGCAGGATTCGGTCGAAGATGGTATGAATAAACTGGTGGAAGCTTTGGGTGTCGAACCGTCGGAAGTTCAGAGCAGTCGGTCTGTTTTACCCGAATCGGTGGAGTGGTTTTTTTCCAAGTTGTTGAGTGGCAGTAAAAAGAAAGGTGCCCAAACCGCACCTGATGCACCGGAGCAGAAGGGGGCCGGCGGACTAGCCGACTTCATGGGCGTCTTTTTCGAACGTATCAAAAGTATTACCGACTTACTGTCCATCGGCATTGGAGGACTTGCAGATGCCCTTGTCGCCCTTGTTAAAAATCCGCTTCGGCCGCAACTAGCCCTTGCTGTTTTAATCGAAGCTGCCCGCGATTCCATTATTCAGCTGTTGGAAATTGCAGGGGATCTGGTGGGCGATTTTCTAAATGTGCTCGAAGAAGCTGTTCAGCTCTTTCAAAATTTACTCAATGGCGAGATTAAGATTCCTTTCATTTCCGATTTATTCAAGCTCATTGGTGCAGGCAAGCTTAATATTCTTAATCTTACATCGCTGCTTGTCGCCATACCGCTTACAGCCATTTCTAAATTGATATCCGGAGAAAAACCTTTCGAGGGAGAGCCACTGCCCGATTTTGCTGCTTCGGATGGGGATAACCTCAGTGTGCAAAGCACCTTGCTCTTGTCTATCTCCGTTGATTCGACTGGTGAAGATTCCGCCGCAAACGAAGATGAGAATCAACGAGCCAGCGCTGCAAGAATACGATCGGTGAAGGTTTGGGGCCGTGCAGCACTTACGGTTGATGTTATGAACGGAGTCATTAACTGTATTCTGGATGCTTTTGCCGAAGGCGAAGATGATAAGTTAAACGAGGTAACAGCAGGTCTTGGGCTGGAAATCGTCAGTCTGGCGTTGAGCGGAATTAGTTGGCTGGCCAGCTTCCCCTCGTCACCGGGTTTTCCGGGAGGTCGGCCTTACAATCTTTGTAAGCATAAGTTAAGAGGAAGCAAGTTTGATGCATTGGAGAATGATGAAAAGGAAATGCTCCGCAGTGAACGGGTGATGTGGGGATGGCGAACCGCTGTTTATTGGCTCGACGTAGCTTTAGTTATGTTTTCTATCGGAAAGGCTGCTAGCAGTTCCAAAGAACCACCAAAAATACAACGTATGAAACGCCGTGACGAAATTTCAATCTTTTGTTATTGGGTTTTTTCGTGCGTCGACTTGGGACTCACTATGCGCCATCTGAATAAGGTTCCCGAAGACGATAACCCGGAAGATGAAAAGGTGAATGAAATTTTTGCGGCGCTGCCTGGCATGTTATCCCCGATTCGGATGATGGGCGGGGAAGGCGCTGTCTCTCTGGCTGCGATTGATCTAATTTCGACTGCATTAAATGCTAAAATTGGTAGGGGACTGCTCGATGATGACTTGGCCGAACTGCGCGGTGCCTCATAA
- a CDS encoding response regulator: MIVVDSLKILIAEDVESNFLYLNAVLSKIKAEIVWAKNGREAVELFKKHENFDLILMDLQMPEMNGYEATRLIKSINPNIRIIAQTAFAMAEDRAKALEAGCDEYLAKPIRSKDLLNLVEKFMHV; the protein is encoded by the coding sequence ATGATTGTGGTGGATTCGCTAAAAATATTGATCGCCGAGGATGTGGAATCCAATTTCCTCTATCTGAATGCTGTGCTTAGTAAAATCAAAGCGGAAATTGTATGGGCCAAAAACGGGCGGGAAGCTGTTGAGCTTTTTAAAAAACACGAAAATTTTGACCTCATTTTAATGGATCTTCAAATGCCGGAAATGAATGGATACGAAGCCACCCGTTTGATTAAATCGATTAATCCGAATATCCGGATCATTGCTCAAACAGCCTTTGCGATGGCCGAAGACCGGGCAAAAGCATTGGAAGCCGGCTGCGACGAATACCTGGCAAAACCAATTCGTTCCAAAGATCTTTTGAACTTGGTCGAAAAGTTCATGCACGTCTGA
- a CDS encoding deoxycytidylate deaminase, which produces MDNKQYLLDKRYLKMAAIWAQNSYCKRRQVGAILVKDKMIISDGYNGTPSGFENNCEDENNKTKPYVLHAEANAISKVAKSSNSSDGATMYVTSSPCMECSKLIIQAGIKRVVFTDNYRLEDGIELLKRANIEVVQVEIED; this is translated from the coding sequence ATGGATAACAAACAATACCTTTTAGACAAACGCTATTTGAAAATGGCCGCCATCTGGGCGCAAAACTCGTATTGCAAACGTCGGCAAGTCGGAGCCATCCTGGTCAAAGACAAAATGATTATCTCCGACGGCTACAACGGCACACCCTCCGGATTTGAAAATAATTGTGAAGACGAAAACAATAAAACCAAACCATACGTTCTGCATGCTGAAGCGAATGCGATATCCAAAGTTGCCAAATCGAGCAACAGCAGCGATGGCGCTACCATGTATGTCACCTCTTCACCTTGTATGGAATGCTCCAAATTAATTATTCAGGCCGGTATTAAACGCGTTGTTTTTACCGACAATTACCGATTGGAAGATGGCATTGAACTACTGAAAAGAGCAAATATTGAAGTAGTTCAGGTAGAAATTGAAGATTAG
- a CDS encoding S41 family peptidase encodes MNKRIGIYLPLLIAVSVIVGIFLGNHLSTQSPQIGFQNLSAPRPDKLSTITDLISNAYVDSVDINKIEEDAIPVLLKNLDPHSTYIPAQDMQEVNEEMQGNFGGIGVQFSIHNDTVQVVDVISGGPSSKLGIQPGDRIVMVDDSLIAGNGVKNETVLNLLRGEKGTQVNVGIKRKGFKDLMSYDITRGDIPIISVDVSYMINDTTGYVKVSRFAEKTYAEFMKAVSTINGEGAKQIIVDLRGNPGGYLMAVVKMVNEFLDEGDLIVYTEGHSQPRKTYNATGKAHWADKRVFVLMDEYSASASEIFAGALQDNDKGIIVGRRSFGKGLVQEQIPFSDGSALRLTVARYYTPSGRSIQKPYTDGTDEYYHDIMNRAVHGEFQEADSIHFSDSLKYETKGGRIVYGGGGIMPDYFVPLDTMGYSDYYSKIVQKALVYNFAFDYADKNRDKLLKLTSARQFEQYLTDVKIMDQFIAFAAGKGVKRNEADLKISGDIIEHQLMAYIARNIIGDVGFYPIIQEIDKTLLKAIELSEENQTLTQLLAVTK; translated from the coding sequence ATGAACAAGCGAATTGGCATCTATTTACCACTGCTGATAGCAGTGTCCGTAATCGTAGGTATATTTCTGGGCAACCACTTAAGCACCCAGTCCCCGCAAATTGGTTTTCAAAATTTGTCGGCTCCAAGGCCGGATAAACTCAGCACAATCACAGATCTGATTTCCAATGCCTACGTCGACTCTGTCGATATCAATAAAATTGAAGAAGATGCCATCCCGGTTCTTTTAAAAAATCTGGATCCACACTCCACCTATATTCCAGCTCAAGACATGCAGGAAGTGAACGAAGAAATGCAGGGAAATTTCGGCGGTATCGGCGTTCAGTTCTCCATTCACAACGACACCGTTCAGGTTGTTGATGTGATTTCCGGTGGTCCTTCCTCAAAACTTGGCATTCAGCCGGGCGACCGCATTGTCATGGTTGATGACTCGCTCATCGCCGGCAATGGTGTTAAAAACGAAACCGTTCTGAATTTGCTGCGCGGCGAAAAAGGGACACAGGTAAACGTTGGCATTAAGCGGAAAGGGTTTAAAGATCTGATGAGTTACGACATCACACGGGGTGATATTCCAATCATCAGTGTCGATGTGAGCTACATGATCAACGACACAACCGGTTACGTGAAAGTTAGCCGCTTCGCAGAAAAAACATATGCCGAATTCATGAAAGCGGTGAGCACCATCAATGGCGAAGGTGCCAAGCAAATCATCGTTGATCTGCGCGGAAACCCGGGAGGATACCTGATGGCTGTCGTAAAAATGGTCAACGAATTTTTGGATGAAGGCGACCTGATTGTTTACACTGAAGGACACTCGCAACCACGCAAAACATACAACGCGACCGGAAAAGCGCATTGGGCCGACAAACGGGTTTTTGTGTTGATGGACGAATATTCAGCTTCGGCCAGTGAAATTTTTGCCGGAGCACTGCAGGACAACGACAAAGGTATCATTGTTGGACGCCGCTCGTTCGGGAAAGGCCTGGTTCAGGAGCAAATTCCTTTCAGCGACGGATCGGCTTTGCGCCTGACTGTTGCCCGCTACTATACCCCCAGCGGACGTAGCATCCAGAAACCGTACACCGACGGAACCGACGAATATTACCACGACATCATGAACCGCGCTGTTCACGGGGAATTCCAGGAAGCAGACAGTATTCATTTTTCCGACTCACTGAAGTATGAAACAAAAGGCGGACGGATTGTCTACGGCGGAGGCGGTATTATGCCCGACTATTTCGTTCCGCTTGATACCATGGGCTATTCCGATTACTATTCGAAGATCGTTCAAAAGGCATTGGTCTACAACTTTGCATTCGACTACGCCGATAAAAACCGCGACAAATTGCTTAAACTGACTTCTGCCAGACAATTTGAACAATACCTGACCGATGTGAAGATCATGGATCAGTTTATTGCCTTCGCTGCCGGTAAAGGTGTAAAACGCAATGAGGCCGACCTGAAAATTTCGGGCGACATTATCGAACACCAACTCATGGCTTACATTGCCCGGAACATTATCGGCGACGTAGGATTCTACCCAATCATACAGGAAATAGACAAAACATTGTTGAAAGCGATCGAACTTTCCGAAGAAAATCAAACATTAACTCAACTTTTGGCTGTAACAAAATAA
- a CDS encoding RNA polymerase sigma factor, with translation MGKCAENPMTVEDYNEAVNKHADGVFRFVLKNIRDEEKARDIVQDSFEKLWLHREQVSGEKVKAYLYSTAYHRLIDLIRKDSRLSIVEEVQSEEVHFEQYSDLHEILNKAILLLPDDQRSVLLLRDYEGYSYKEIAEITTLNESQVKVYIYRARVFLKNYIGKMDVLV, from the coding sequence ATGGGGAAATGTGCAGAAAACCCCATGACCGTTGAAGATTATAACGAGGCCGTAAACAAACATGCCGACGGAGTTTTTCGATTTGTTTTGAAAAATATTCGCGACGAAGAAAAAGCGCGCGATATTGTTCAGGACAGTTTCGAGAAGCTTTGGCTTCATCGGGAGCAGGTTTCTGGAGAGAAAGTGAAAGCTTATCTCTACTCGACGGCTTACCATCGTTTAATCGATTTGATTCGGAAGGACAGTCGCTTGAGTATCGTGGAAGAAGTTCAGTCGGAAGAAGTTCACTTCGAGCAATATTCCGATCTTCACGAGATCCTCAACAAAGCTATTCTTCTGCTCCCCGACGATCAGCGTTCGGTACTGCTGTTGCGCGATTACGAAGGTTATTCCTACAAAGAAATAGCCGAGATTACCACCCTCAACGAGTCGCAGGTGAAAGTTTACATTTACCGCGCCCGGGTGTTTTTGAAGAATTACATTGGTAAAATGGACGTTTTAGTTTGA
- a CDS encoding porin family protein, translated as MKKFILLFTIVLVAAQIQAQDTTSVKVLKKNIVTVNEEPNKTEVSIMNDKINIQDNNFSDTTTIRVGRRNIEIIEGGSKTYVNMTKAIDSDDNECTWRRYKKKFNGHWSGFEIGVNGFYDTNYSMYDDPTNEFMDLNQSASLEVNLNFVEYNITLVPQRLGIVSGFGLQYNNYKFDNPVTIDKGDDGIIEWLPVDDSNFKKSKLTVSYLTLPIMLEWQIPVNDHSNYFFISGGMVGGLNLGSHTKIKANSSKSKDKGSFNINPFKYSVIGRIGLRDFSVYATYSLSDLFKDNKGPELTPFTIGICLVNF; from the coding sequence ATGAAAAAGTTTATTTTACTATTTACCATCGTTCTCGTCGCTGCTCAAATTCAGGCTCAGGATACCACCAGCGTAAAGGTGTTGAAGAAAAACATCGTCACCGTTAATGAAGAGCCCAATAAAACGGAAGTGAGCATCATGAACGACAAAATCAACATCCAGGATAACAATTTCAGTGACACCACCACCATCCGCGTTGGCCGACGAAACATTGAAATCATCGAAGGCGGGTCAAAAACCTACGTGAACATGACCAAAGCTATCGACAGCGACGATAACGAATGCACCTGGAGACGTTACAAAAAGAAATTCAACGGGCACTGGTCGGGTTTTGAAATTGGTGTGAACGGCTTTTACGACACCAATTACAGCATGTACGACGATCCAACCAACGAATTTATGGACCTGAACCAATCGGCTTCGCTCGAAGTAAATCTCAACTTTGTAGAGTACAACATTACCTTGGTTCCGCAGCGTTTGGGTATCGTGTCCGGCTTTGGGTTGCAGTACAACAACTACAAATTCGACAACCCGGTGACCATTGACAAAGGCGACGACGGCATCATTGAATGGCTTCCGGTTGACGATTCAAACTTCAAAAAATCGAAGTTGACCGTCTCGTACCTGACCTTGCCGATTATGCTCGAATGGCAAATTCCGGTGAACGACCACTCAAACTATTTCTTCATCAGCGGTGGTATGGTTGGCGGCCTCAACCTGGGATCGCATACCAAAATCAAAGCCAACAGCAGCAAGTCAAAAGACAAAGGAAGCTTCAACATCAACCCGTTCAAGTATTCGGTGATTGGCCGTATCGGTTTGCGCGACTTCTCGGTTTACGCGACCTACAGCTTGTCAGACCTGTTTAAAGATAACAAAGGCCCGGAACTGACACCATTCACCATTGGTATCTGCCTGGTAAACTTCTAA
- a CDS encoding outer membrane beta-barrel protein has product MKLMVTFVRTLELPNPMILKKVFLLLIISLLTAKLGTIQAQDSLLQETDSLSNDSVNTTLIIDVTPKDGFNFWEERFKGNWAGVFIAVNGFAQPDYSMYAEMDDGFMEPEIWRSNCLSINLIQASLGLQRNRNFIGLVTGLGADFQSYRLDKNYSLEKGTDRVEPVQLAYEDNLKSKFSSIYLSAPVLLEFQIPMGQYSNRMYFSAGVITSVRLETHTKVKYRVDNKRQKLKEPGDFYLRDIRFAGTVRLGYRWINLFATYDLQPLFKDGKGPELYPFSVGVALITF; this is encoded by the coding sequence ATGAAATTGATGGTTACTTTTGTCAGAACGCTTGAATTACCTAATCCAATGATCTTGAAAAAAGTCTTTCTACTTCTGATTATCTCTTTGCTGACCGCTAAATTGGGTACAATCCAGGCACAGGACAGCCTGCTGCAGGAAACCGATTCCCTTTCGAACGACTCGGTCAATACCACTTTGATCATTGATGTTACACCCAAAGATGGGTTTAATTTTTGGGAAGAACGTTTCAAAGGAAACTGGGCCGGCGTGTTTATCGCGGTCAACGGTTTCGCCCAACCCGATTATTCCATGTATGCTGAAATGGACGACGGCTTTATGGAACCGGAAATCTGGCGTTCAAATTGTTTAAGTATTAACCTCATTCAGGCTTCATTGGGTCTGCAGCGTAACCGAAATTTCATCGGTTTGGTTACCGGCTTGGGTGCCGACTTCCAATCGTATCGGCTGGATAAAAACTACAGCCTCGAAAAAGGAACGGACAGGGTTGAACCGGTTCAACTGGCTTACGAGGACAACCTGAAATCGAAGTTTTCATCGATATATCTGAGCGCTCCGGTACTCCTGGAATTTCAGATCCCGATGGGGCAATACTCCAACCGCATGTATTTCTCGGCAGGTGTCATCACTAGTGTAAGACTGGAAACGCACACCAAGGTGAAATACCGGGTCGATAACAAACGGCAAAAGCTGAAAGAACCGGGTGACTTCTATTTGCGCGATATTCGCTTTGCCGGAACGGTTCGACTGGGTTACCGTTGGATTAACCTGTTTGCCACCTACGACCTTCAGCCACTGTTTAAAGACGGCAAGGGACCCGAACTTTACCCGTTCTCTGTAGGTGTCGCTCTCATCACTTTTTAG
- the pepE gene encoding dipeptidase PepE: MKLLLSSNSTMPGEEYLGFPSPYIKTFLGEKPVKALFIPYAAVTFSFDEYEQKVNEAFQRGGHSVVSIHHFDNPAKAIEEAEAIVVGGGNTWQLVRMLHDQNLMMAIRRNVQSGTPYIGWSAGSNVACPTLRTTNDMPIIDPTSFNTTGLVPFQINPHYMDANPDGHAGETREQRINEFIEINPLTFVVGLREGTLLKLENEKLELIGNRSARIFIQGLDAYELNPGDDFNFLLK, from the coding sequence ATGAAACTTTTACTGAGTAGCAATTCGACCATGCCCGGCGAAGAATACCTGGGTTTTCCAAGTCCATATATCAAAACATTTTTAGGCGAAAAACCCGTCAAAGCGCTGTTTATCCCCTATGCTGCAGTCACTTTCAGCTTCGACGAATACGAGCAAAAAGTGAACGAAGCTTTTCAACGTGGAGGACACAGCGTGGTAAGTATTCACCATTTCGACAACCCGGCGAAAGCGATTGAAGAAGCCGAAGCCATCGTTGTTGGCGGTGGAAATACCTGGCAGCTGGTGCGCATGCTCCACGATCAGAACCTGATGATGGCAATCCGCCGGAATGTGCAAAGCGGAACACCTTACATTGGCTGGAGTGCCGGCTCAAATGTGGCCTGCCCTACCCTGCGTACGACCAACGACATGCCGATCATCGACCCGACTAGCTTCAATACAACCGGTTTGGTGCCGTTCCAAATCAACCCGCACTACATGGATGCCAATCCGGACGGTCATGCCGGGGAAACCCGTGAACAACGCATCAACGAGTTCATCGAAATAAACCCGCTGACTTTTGTTGTGGGGCTACGCGAAGGTACCTTGCTAAAATTGGAAAATGAAAAACTGGAGCTGATCGGAAACCGCTCCGCCCGCATCTTCATCCAAGGTTTGGATGCTTACGAGCTGAATCCCGGCGACGACTTTAATTTCCTGTTGAAATAG
- a CDS encoding type II toxin-antitoxin system RelE/ParE family toxin — protein sequence MESGYKIQWTDHALSELKQHFDYLEANWTKKELKNFARELEHILELISKNPAIFQASQHHKNIRRAVVYKHYSLYYRTKGKTIQILSLFGNRQNPADKKV from the coding sequence ATGGAAAGTGGTTATAAAATTCAGTGGACTGATCACGCACTATCCGAATTGAAGCAACATTTCGATTACCTTGAAGCTAATTGGACGAAAAAGGAACTGAAGAATTTCGCCCGAGAATTAGAGCATATCCTGGAGCTGATCTCCAAAAACCCGGCTATTTTTCAGGCCAGCCAACACCACAAAAATATCAGAAGAGCGGTCGTTTACAAACATTACTCGCTTTACTACCGAACAAAGGGAAAAACGATCCAAATTCTATCCTTATTCGGAAATCGGCAGAATCCTGCTGATAAAAAAGTCTAA